In the Leptospira limi genome, one interval contains:
- a CDS encoding D-alanine--D-alanine ligase yields the protein MPKLKIALLFGGVSGEHIISIRSSAFIFATLDREKYDVCPIYIDMSGNFWIPTVSEPNYPDPTGKSEVEFSREFNKSNQIESSSDPSQLGKHGFTSAFLGLHGGAGEDGRIQGFLDTMGIPHTGSGVLASALAMDKFRANLLFQSIGIPVAPFLELDRVQSDARKVLLNLPFPYPVFIKPTLGGSSVNTGMAKTPEEAITLVDKIFVSEDRVLVQKLVSGTEVSIGVLEKPEGKKRNAFSLVPTEIRPKSEFFDFEAKYTKGASEEITPAPVGDEITKTLQEYSLKCHGILGCKGYSRTDFIISDGIPYVLETNTLPGMTGTSLIPQQAKALGIDMKQVFTWLLEISLF from the coding sequence ATGCCAAAATTAAAAATCGCATTACTTTTCGGAGGGGTCTCTGGAGAACATATCATTTCCATCCGTTCCTCTGCTTTTATATTCGCTACACTTGATAGGGAAAAATACGACGTATGCCCCATCTACATTGATATGAGCGGAAATTTTTGGATCCCAACGGTATCAGAACCAAATTACCCTGACCCAACTGGAAAATCCGAAGTTGAATTTTCTCGAGAATTTAACAAGTCCAATCAAATTGAATCTTCAAGTGATCCGAGTCAATTGGGGAAACATGGATTTACTTCCGCCTTCCTCGGATTACACGGAGGAGCAGGGGAAGATGGTAGGATCCAAGGATTTTTGGATACAATGGGCATTCCTCATACTGGGTCTGGTGTCCTTGCATCTGCCTTGGCGATGGATAAATTTAGAGCTAATTTACTCTTCCAATCCATAGGTATCCCTGTGGCACCATTTTTGGAATTGGACCGAGTTCAATCTGATGCGAGAAAAGTTCTATTAAATTTACCATTTCCTTATCCAGTGTTCATTAAACCTACGTTAGGTGGGTCAAGTGTGAATACAGGAATGGCGAAAACACCTGAAGAAGCAATTACTCTCGTGGATAAAATATTTGTATCGGAAGACCGTGTCCTCGTTCAAAAATTGGTTTCAGGAACAGAAGTATCAATTGGTGTTTTAGAAAAACCAGAAGGGAAAAAACGAAATGCATTTTCTCTTGTTCCAACAGAAATTAGACCTAAGTCAGAATTTTTTGATTTTGAAGCAAAATACACCAAAGGTGCAAGTGAAGAAATCACACCTGCACCCGTAGGTGATGAGATTACGAAAACACTACAAGAATACAGTTTAAAGTGCCATGGTATCTTAGGATGTAAGGGTTATTCCAGAACTGATTTTATCATCTCGGACGGTATTCCCTATGTGTTGGAAACAAATACCTTACCTGGAATGACTGGCACTAGCCTTATCCCACAACAAGCAAAAGCATTGGGAATCGATATGAAACAAGTGTTTACGTGGTTACTTGAGATTTCCCTTTTTTAG
- a CDS encoding MlaE family ABC transporter permease, with product MIQMYRKTIEPLLYAIGYTVLLLFRAIGQSHHLYFKRREILEQMFIAGVGSLFVVSIVSVFTGMILGINTGLGLRDFGAEGQIGLLLTITLTREMSPFMTSLILAASVGSAMAAEIGTMKVSEEIDALEVMSINPVRYLVMPRIVGFSIMVPVLCVYSSALGILGGGIVGHFQLGIDIISYFQDVYYRISSVPGLKDLYVGLLKGYVFGISIATISCSQGLRTEGGAIGVGQTTRKAVVTSFLMVIFSGYVLTALFYK from the coding sequence ATGATCCAAATGTATCGTAAAACCATAGAACCCCTTTTGTATGCAATTGGATATACAGTATTGTTGTTATTTCGTGCTATTGGACAATCCCACCATTTGTATTTCAAACGCCGCGAAATCTTAGAACAAATGTTTATCGCTGGAGTTGGATCCTTATTTGTTGTGTCCATTGTATCAGTATTTACAGGTATGATCCTTGGGATTAACACAGGACTTGGACTCCGCGATTTCGGAGCCGAAGGACAAATTGGACTACTCCTAACCATCACATTGACAAGAGAGATGTCTCCATTTATGACTTCCCTCATCCTTGCAGCATCCGTTGGATCAGCTATGGCTGCCGAAATCGGAACGATGAAAGTTTCTGAAGAAATTGATGCTTTAGAAGTTATGTCCATTAACCCTGTCCGATACTTGGTAATGCCAAGGATTGTTGGTTTTTCCATTATGGTTCCGGTTCTCTGTGTTTACTCATCCGCATTAGGTATATTAGGTGGTGGTATAGTAGGACATTTTCAGTTAGGAATTGATATCATTAGTTATTTCCAAGATGTTTATTACCGAATCTCATCGGTACCTGGATTAAAAGATTTATATGTAGGTCTTTTGAAAGGTTATGTGTTTGGTATTTCCATTGCGACCATATCCTGTAGCCAAGGACTTCGCACAGAAGGGGGAGCCATTGGGGTCGGCCAAACAACGAGGAAAGCCGTGGTCACTTCCTTTCTCATGGTCATTTTTTCGGGCTATGTGCTCACAGCCCTCTTCTATAAGTAA
- a CDS encoding ABC transporter ATP-binding protein, which yields MEPFAIEMKNVHKAFGKRKILRGMNLQVKQGETMVILGPSGTGKSVSLKHITGLLDPDEGDCFIYGESIVHANEKKREELRSKLGVLFQSGALINWLTVYENVALPLREHKIADGVELDRIVMEKLQWLDLVPAKDTLPSNISGGMKKRVGLARALTSQPKIVMYDEPTSGLDPVMSNVINDLVIRLQKELGLTSIVVTHDMNSAYRIADRISFLYEGKVQFCGTPEEIQASKDPVIQQFIHGNTVGPMILDHSELKKGKSN from the coding sequence ATGGAACCATTTGCCATTGAAATGAAAAATGTTCACAAAGCCTTCGGTAAACGTAAAATCCTCCGAGGGATGAATTTACAAGTAAAACAAGGTGAAACGATGGTCATCCTTGGACCTTCTGGAACGGGAAAATCTGTGAGTCTCAAACACATCACAGGTTTACTTGACCCCGATGAAGGAGATTGTTTTATTTATGGAGAATCCATTGTCCATGCCAATGAAAAAAAACGAGAAGAGTTACGTTCTAAGTTAGGTGTTCTTTTCCAATCGGGGGCTCTTATCAATTGGCTCACAGTGTATGAAAACGTGGCACTTCCCTTACGAGAACATAAAATTGCAGATGGAGTTGAACTCGATCGGATTGTGATGGAAAAATTACAATGGTTGGACTTGGTTCCGGCAAAGGATACCCTACCCAGTAATATTTCCGGTGGGATGAAAAAACGAGTGGGACTTGCACGTGCTCTCACATCCCAACCAAAAATCGTCATGTATGACGAACCAACCTCTGGCCTTGACCCAGTGATGTCCAATGTTATCAACGACCTTGTCATTCGTTTACAAAAAGAATTAGGCCTCACATCCATTGTGGTGACCCATGATATGAATTCAGCGTATCGAATTGCAGATCGGATTAGTTTTTTATATGAAGGAAAAGTCCAATTTTGTGGAACACCTGAAGAGATCCAAGCGTCAAAAGATCCAGTGATCCAACAATTCATTCATGGAAACACCGTAGGTCCGATGATACTCGATCACTCAGAATTAAAAAAAGGAAAATCCAATTGA
- the mce gene encoding mammalian cell entry protein Mce has product MPTIGRALIVGLLFIFSLVAVGYFTIVTEGGPFQKSGYQLPVYFPDAEGIKIGNKVTIHGVPFGYVSKIRLVQIDEMGNLLPDGETGIGTKVELTLLLKGKVQLFSNYEITIKNESLLSGRVVALDPGSKFPVDPKTKEYMMTEEPLTKIEISPKSGKLLPIQGKVTQDPLVSLSELIAENRSDIRKTVQNIANITGKINEGQGTLGKLINESDVHKSVNTTLGDAQVVLKELREGLEDTREQAPVTSFIRSALSAF; this is encoded by the coding sequence ATGCCTACCATAGGTCGCGCTCTCATTGTTGGTCTTTTATTCATTTTTTCACTCGTAGCCGTTGGTTATTTTACGATTGTCACAGAAGGTGGACCGTTCCAAAAGTCGGGTTACCAACTCCCTGTTTATTTCCCTGATGCAGAAGGGATTAAAATTGGAAACAAGGTCACCATCCATGGAGTTCCTTTTGGGTATGTTTCCAAAATCCGTTTGGTTCAAATTGATGAAATGGGAAATTTATTGCCAGATGGGGAAACTGGGATTGGAACAAAAGTAGAACTCACGTTACTCCTGAAAGGCAAGGTGCAACTTTTTTCCAATTACGAAATCACGATCAAAAACGAAAGTTTGCTCTCAGGCCGTGTGGTTGCCCTAGACCCAGGGTCCAAATTCCCTGTGGATCCCAAAACCAAAGAATACATGATGACGGAAGAACCGCTCACTAAAATTGAAATTTCTCCTAAATCGGGGAAACTCCTTCCGATCCAAGGGAAGGTCACCCAAGACCCACTTGTGTCACTCTCAGAGCTCATTGCAGAAAACAGGTCTGATATCCGTAAAACTGTGCAAAATATCGCAAATATCACAGGGAAAATCAACGAAGGCCAGGGAACCCTGGGAAAACTCATCAATGAAAGTGATGTCCACAAATCTGTGAACACGACCTTGGGAGATGCCCAAGTGGTTCTCAAAGAACTGAGAGAAGGTTTGGAAGATACTAGGGAACAAGCTCCTGTCACCAGTTTCATACGTTCTGCCCTCAGCGCTTTTTAA
- the lpxC gene encoding UDP-3-O-acyl-N-acetylglucosamine deacetylase — protein sequence MQTAIHRKTIQNSITLKGIGVHSGKVVTLRLHPAEANTGLIFYLYRGTQKVRIPVSLDHVVDTSNATTIGDGSSNRVQTIEHLLAAVHTLGITDCIFEIDSVEVPIMDGSSLPFWEGIRSAGIRVLDETVEPITITNPIWVVDGDKYLVMLPSDELKVTYSIDFNHPLLRGQSYTTTLDESILGTDILPARTFGFLKDVEALQARGLAMGGSLDNAVVLTDDGYLNDHLRYDNECVRHKILDLVGDLAVMGRPFRGHLIASKAGHALDISLAKCIMSQVTGNELTQYKSKRIPLFSKKEAAR from the coding sequence ATGCAAACGGCAATCCACAGAAAAACGATCCAAAATTCGATAACACTCAAAGGAATTGGCGTCCATTCTGGTAAAGTGGTGACTCTTCGCCTGCATCCTGCTGAGGCAAATACCGGACTTATCTTTTATCTCTATAGAGGCACCCAAAAAGTCAGAATCCCAGTTTCCCTGGACCATGTGGTAGACACAAGTAACGCAACGACCATCGGGGATGGTAGTTCCAATCGGGTCCAAACCATCGAACACTTACTTGCAGCAGTCCACACGTTAGGCATTACTGATTGTATCTTTGAAATTGATTCCGTAGAAGTTCCGATTATGGATGGATCCTCCCTACCATTTTGGGAAGGCATTCGTTCCGCAGGGATTCGTGTCCTAGACGAAACCGTGGAACCCATTACCATCACAAACCCCATTTGGGTCGTTGACGGGGACAAATACCTCGTCATGCTCCCTTCCGATGAATTAAAAGTCACTTATAGTATCGATTTTAACCACCCACTCCTCAGAGGACAGTCCTACACCACCACTCTTGACGAATCCATTTTAGGAACGGATATCCTTCCTGCGAGAACCTTCGGGTTTTTGAAAGATGTGGAAGCCCTCCAAGCGAGAGGACTTGCTATGGGCGGATCCCTCGACAATGCAGTGGTTCTCACCGATGATGGTTACCTGAACGACCATTTGCGTTATGACAATGAATGTGTTCGCCATAAAATCCTAGACCTAGTGGGAGATTTAGCTGTGATGGGTCGTCCCTTCAGAGGCCACCTCATTGCATCCAAAGCAGGGCACGCTCTCGACATCTCCCTTGCGAAATGCATCATGAGCCAAGTAACGGGAAACGAACTCACGCAGTACAAAAGCAAACGGATTCCACTTTTCTCTAAAAAAGAAGCCGCACGGTAG
- the ptsP gene encoding phosphoenolpyruvate--protein phosphotransferase — protein MEEKTTFKGISAYPGTVYGKVFRWKQSKRKREDRTDLSPEEIKEEIELLKKGLQKTEDDLADLVQKSKQNVELSEILESQIVFLNDPLFRARVFERIAQNNESAGLALETAVSSLYDEFQSIPDEFFRERADHILDIGKRIESNLYPEKGAEPTKIPDDVILIAKEITPSEMIQLGKSRLRGIATDFGGKTGHTAIIARNYGIPTIVGLKNITSHVEDDDYILLDATRGILNRSPAIDEIKLAGIKSEIKKTIPIREISDGPKELKTKDGKKFTLRANIDSEEEVDTAFLQGADGIGLVRTEILFIRYIEFKPTEEEQFAVYKRILLKMVGRPVTFRVWDIGADKMENGYEEENPFLGNRGIRYLLRHPHFFKEQLRALLRASEFGTMRIMLPMITTRSEILQTKVLIGECLEELKNLGLVITKKIPLGIMVETPACALNLPFLGNHVDFYSIGTNDLLQYLLAVERNNHLVGDLYNPWQVVFLLLLKNIVDVANSQKKPISICGEIGSDPMFTAVLIGLGIRDLSSALPLMKEVAEKVTEISTWKAKLLAEQVISLAGEEKFEEIETLVLETKG, from the coding sequence ATGGAAGAAAAAACTACATTTAAAGGCATTTCTGCCTACCCAGGGACAGTGTATGGAAAGGTATTTCGTTGGAAACAATCCAAACGGAAACGGGAAGATCGTACAGACTTAAGCCCTGAGGAAATCAAAGAGGAAATTGAACTCTTAAAAAAAGGCCTCCAAAAAACAGAAGATGACCTTGCCGACCTTGTCCAAAAATCCAAACAGAATGTCGAACTTTCAGAAATTTTAGAATCGCAAATTGTCTTTTTAAACGACCCACTCTTTCGGGCTCGTGTGTTTGAGCGAATTGCACAAAACAATGAATCGGCGGGACTTGCACTGGAAACGGCAGTGAGTTCCTTGTATGATGAATTCCAATCCATTCCTGACGAATTTTTTAGGGAACGGGCCGACCACATTCTCGACATCGGCAAACGAATTGAATCCAATTTGTACCCTGAAAAAGGAGCCGAACCAACGAAAATTCCTGATGATGTTATTCTCATCGCAAAAGAAATCACTCCTTCCGAAATGATCCAATTGGGTAAGTCCAGGTTACGTGGGATTGCCACTGACTTTGGTGGGAAAACGGGACATACCGCCATCATTGCCAGAAATTATGGGATACCTACTATTGTCGGTCTTAAGAATATCACCTCACACGTAGAAGATGATGATTATATTTTACTCGATGCCACAAGAGGAATCCTCAATCGTTCTCCAGCCATCGATGAAATCAAACTTGCAGGGATCAAAAGTGAAATTAAAAAAACGATTCCCATTCGAGAGATTAGTGACGGTCCAAAAGAACTCAAAACAAAAGATGGGAAAAAATTCACCTTACGTGCGAATATCGATTCAGAAGAAGAAGTAGATACTGCGTTTCTCCAAGGTGCCGACGGGATCGGTCTTGTTCGGACAGAAATTTTATTCATCCGTTATATCGAATTCAAACCCACAGAAGAAGAACAGTTTGCCGTATACAAACGAATTTTACTGAAGATGGTAGGCCGCCCAGTGACCTTTCGTGTTTGGGATATCGGAGCCGATAAAATGGAAAATGGATATGAAGAAGAAAATCCATTTCTAGGAAACAGAGGCATTCGTTACCTCTTAAGGCACCCTCATTTTTTTAAAGAACAACTTCGTGCCCTACTTCGTGCGAGTGAATTTGGAACGATGAGGATCATGTTACCAATGATCACAACTCGTTCCGAAATTTTACAAACAAAAGTATTGATTGGTGAATGTCTGGAAGAATTAAAAAACTTAGGACTTGTGATCACCAAAAAAATTCCACTGGGCATAATGGTCGAAACACCTGCATGTGCCTTAAACTTACCCTTTTTAGGGAACCATGTAGATTTTTATAGCATTGGTACTAACGATTTATTACAATATTTACTTGCAGTGGAACGTAACAATCATTTGGTGGGAGACTTATACAATCCGTGGCAGGTTGTATTTTTACTTTTACTCAAAAACATTGTCGATGTTGCCAATTCTCAAAAAAAACCAATTAGCATTTGTGGGGAAATCGGTAGTGATCCAATGTTTACTGCTGTTCTCATTGGTTTAGGGATACGTGATTTGAGTTCGGCTCTCCCTCTCATGAAAGAAGTCGCAGAGAAAGTCACAGAAATCTCCACTTGGAAAGCAAAGTTACTCGCAGAACAAGTCATCTCATTAGCAGGTGAAGAAAAGTTTGAAGAAATTGAAACCTTAGTCTTAGAAACCAAAGGATAA
- a CDS encoding peptide MFS transporter: protein MEKSYKNKLEEHPKGITSLFLTEMWERLSYYGMRALLVLYLVNALGFSDKDAGVIYAYYTSFVYLTPVIGGYITDRYLSYRFAIYLGSILMLLGHLSLAVSGLSYFYLGLCLLALGNGFFKPNISTIFGRLYVEKPNLRDSGFTIFYMGINVGGLLGPIISGSIGEKVDWHLGFLSAGVGMAIGILVFYFGSKSLPKSIWEKTKGINQSQMKESSTSPNVSENEVMAKIALIGLLSFFSIFFWMAFEQMGSSLNLFALRHTDRNVLGFEIPASILQSLNPLMILVFGPLVSLLWTSLSKTNRNPNPIIKFVISLFLLGIGFLVMVMAANQAETGVSVSLFFLVFVYFWNTMSELCLSPVGLSFVSKMAPTKFASFLMGTWFLSTAFGHYAAGILSGYQREWGSMVHFYALFVIVSWIASLILLGIYLWKKKSILPLLDSEKTKKEDSSSPIRVSIET, encoded by the coding sequence TTGGAAAAGTCGTACAAAAACAAACTAGAAGAACATCCCAAAGGGATCACCAGTTTATTTCTCACAGAAATGTGGGAAAGGCTTAGTTATTATGGGATGCGAGCATTACTTGTTTTGTATCTTGTAAATGCTTTGGGTTTTTCCGATAAAGATGCAGGTGTGATATATGCGTATTATACTAGCTTTGTTTATCTAACTCCTGTTATCGGGGGATATATCACAGATCGTTATTTGAGTTACCGATTTGCCATTTATTTAGGAAGTATTTTGATGTTACTCGGCCATCTTTCTTTGGCCGTATCTGGATTATCTTATTTTTATTTAGGGTTATGTTTACTCGCTTTAGGAAATGGATTTTTTAAACCGAATATCTCAACAATATTTGGAAGGTTATATGTAGAAAAACCCAATTTAAGAGACAGTGGGTTTACCATTTTTTATATGGGGATCAATGTAGGTGGATTACTTGGACCAATCATTTCTGGTAGTATAGGTGAAAAAGTAGATTGGCATTTGGGATTTTTATCAGCTGGTGTTGGAATGGCAATTGGTATCTTGGTTTTTTATTTTGGAAGTAAATCCCTTCCAAAATCCATTTGGGAAAAAACAAAGGGAATCAATCAATCACAAATGAAAGAAAGTTCCACCTCACCAAATGTTTCCGAGAATGAGGTGATGGCAAAAATTGCTTTGATTGGACTTCTTTCTTTTTTTAGTATTTTTTTCTGGATGGCGTTTGAACAAATGGGTTCTTCTCTCAATTTGTTTGCCTTACGCCATACAGATCGGAATGTATTGGGATTTGAAATTCCAGCTTCCATCTTACAATCATTAAACCCCTTGATGATTTTGGTTTTTGGGCCTTTAGTTTCTCTCCTTTGGACATCTCTCTCCAAAACCAATCGAAACCCAAATCCAATTATAAAGTTTGTGATCAGTTTGTTTTTGCTTGGAATTGGATTTTTGGTGATGGTCATGGCAGCAAACCAAGCAGAAACAGGAGTCTCCGTTTCCCTCTTCTTTTTAGTATTTGTCTATTTTTGGAATACGATGAGTGAACTCTGTCTTTCACCAGTAGGACTTTCATTTGTCAGTAAAATGGCTCCAACAAAGTTTGCTTCATTTCTAATGGGAACTTGGTTTTTAAGCACAGCCTTTGGTCATTATGCAGCGGGCATTCTTTCTGGTTACCAAAGAGAATGGGGTAGTATGGTGCATTTTTATGCTCTCTTTGTGATTGTCTCTTGGATTGCTTCTCTTATCCTTCTGGGAATTTACCTTTGGAAAAAAAAATCCATCCTCCCTTTATTGGATTCAGAAAAAACAAAAAAAGAGGACTCCTCTTCACCAATACGTGTTTCCATTGAAACCTAA
- a CDS encoding cob(I)yrinic acid a,c-diamide adenosyltransferase: MKIYTKFGDGGQTYLASGKKVSKTDRRVDLYGTCDELNSTIGLALSLGKKETLQTSFLEHLQNIQSFLFEIGSELAGYVPKEAKDGTVVNAQDVSILEQEIDRLMETLPEIKFFILPGGSPFSSALHMARTICRRLERDLLVYIEAGGEIHNDLRIYINRLSDYLFVAARFVNFSLGQEETIWKSRTKTN, translated from the coding sequence TTGAAAATCTACACCAAATTTGGCGACGGCGGGCAAACGTATTTAGCGTCTGGGAAAAAAGTTTCGAAAACTGACAGACGAGTTGATTTGTATGGAACCTGTGATGAATTGAATAGCACCATTGGTCTTGCACTTTCACTTGGTAAAAAAGAAACTTTACAAACTTCCTTTTTAGAACATTTGCAAAACATCCAAAGTTTTCTCTTTGAAATTGGTTCGGAGCTTGCAGGTTATGTACCTAAGGAAGCCAAGGATGGTACTGTCGTTAACGCACAGGATGTGAGTATTTTGGAACAGGAGATTGACCGTTTGATGGAAACCCTTCCCGAAATTAAATTTTTCATTTTGCCAGGGGGAAGTCCTTTTTCCAGCGCTTTACATATGGCTCGAACGATATGCCGCAGATTGGAAAGGGATTTACTTGTTTATATAGAGGCTGGTGGAGAGATTCATAACGATCTTAGAATTTACATCAATCGTTTGTCGGATTATCTATTTGTTGCCGCAAGGTTTGTCAATTTTTCATTGGGGCAAGAGGAAACCATTTGGAAAAGTCGTACAAAAACAAACTAG
- a CDS encoding flagellin N-terminal helical domain-containing protein, with protein MIINHNISALVAKRALTNTSRDMDKSMEHLATGMRINRPGDDSLGFSVSEKLRSQIRALGQAERNTQDGMSFLQVTEGSLDQVNSILQRLRELSVQSANGIYSNEDRKLVQLEVSQLVEEVERIGTSAEFNKVRPLDGRFSRAGKNPMTLQVGANGSEKIEVFINTMTSSSLKLKQAGNKLTLSTPNKATDSLQVLDDAISRVNRLRSDLGAYYNRLDLTLKSLSNNYVNMVSSESQIRDADMATEMVEYSKNQILTKSGVAMLAQANLRPESVVKLLTDRY; from the coding sequence ATGATTATCAATCACAACATCAGTGCACTCGTTGCAAAACGGGCACTCACAAACACAAGTCGTGACATGGACAAGTCCATGGAACACCTAGCAACGGGTATGCGAATCAACAGACCAGGGGATGATTCCTTGGGATTCTCCGTATCCGAAAAACTTAGATCCCAAATCCGAGCTTTAGGCCAAGCAGAACGAAATACCCAGGATGGTATGTCGTTTTTACAAGTTACGGAAGGATCTTTGGACCAAGTAAACTCTATTTTACAGAGGTTACGCGAACTTTCAGTTCAATCAGCTAACGGGATCTATTCGAATGAAGACAGGAAACTTGTCCAATTGGAAGTATCACAACTAGTTGAAGAAGTGGAAAGGATCGGAACATCTGCGGAGTTTAACAAAGTTAGGCCACTAGATGGTCGATTTTCTCGTGCTGGCAAAAACCCAATGACACTACAAGTGGGTGCAAACGGATCAGAAAAGATAGAAGTGTTTATCAATACGATGACAAGTTCTTCTTTAAAACTGAAACAAGCTGGAAACAAGTTGACACTTTCAACTCCAAACAAAGCTACCGATTCACTCCAAGTATTGGATGATGCCATTTCTCGAGTGAATCGATTACGGTCGGACTTGGGTGCCTATTACAACCGATTGGATTTAACCTTAAAATCACTGAGTAATAACTACGTGAACATGGTTTCTTCCGAATCACAAATCAGAGATGCAGATATGGCAACGGAAATGGTAGAATACTCCAAAAACCAAATCCTAACCAAATCGGGTGTGGCCATGCTTGCCCAAGCAAATCTCAGACCAGAATCAGTGGTAAAACTCCTCACGGACAGATACTAA
- a CDS encoding OmpA family protein, which translates to MKQIISGILSLSLLTTISCGLSDNTKRLILSTSIGCGVGLALGAVYDESQRKKDTKNKKNDFQRQVKESLAMEKKKPQNKGKIVGLGAGCLAGLGTGFYLNTMYDNMAEEMKKQGITLTKSERGGETVALTASMDGGIAFEDGKADLKGKGKENIDKLAEALAAYPETKVNITGHANRTGAEELNQKLSNDRAVTAKNAIIENGVEGKRIGTVQGLGSSTPLKNVDPKDGSNRRVEVEIVPAS; encoded by the coding sequence TTGAAACAAATCATTTCGGGAATCTTATCCCTATCATTACTTACCACAATTTCTTGTGGCCTTTCAGACAACACAAAACGTCTCATCCTCAGTACATCCATTGGATGTGGAGTTGGTCTTGCGTTAGGTGCAGTGTATGATGAGTCCCAAAGAAAAAAAGACACAAAAAACAAAAAGAACGATTTCCAAAGACAAGTGAAAGAATCTTTGGCAATGGAAAAAAAGAAACCACAAAACAAAGGTAAGATTGTTGGTTTAGGTGCTGGTTGTTTAGCAGGACTTGGAACAGGTTTTTATCTCAACACCATGTATGACAACATGGCGGAAGAAATGAAAAAACAAGGGATCACTCTTACAAAAAGTGAACGTGGTGGTGAAACTGTGGCTCTGACTGCATCTATGGACGGCGGAATCGCATTCGAAGATGGTAAAGCTGACCTCAAAGGAAAAGGAAAAGAAAATATTGATAAATTAGCGGAAGCACTTGCTGCTTACCCTGAGACAAAAGTCAATATCACTGGTCACGCAAACCGCACTGGTGCAGAAGAACTCAACCAAAAACTATCCAATGACCGTGCAGTGACTGCAAAGAATGCCATCATTGAAAACGGTGTAGAAGGGAAACGAATTGGAACCGTACAAGGATTAGGTTCGTCAACTCCACTGAAAAATGTAGATCCAAAAGATGGTTCTAACCGACGAGTTGAAGTGGAAATTGTACCAGCAAGTTAA
- a CDS encoding YbaB/EbfC family nucleoid-associated protein yields the protein MFGGAGGNKFDMLKQMKKMRSQVKTMEKELAGLNFVGISKNKLLSVTLDGKFQMKSIQIEDELLEKKDKNLLERSIQEAYTKALQDAQAGAAKQMQAMGGFPGLGM from the coding sequence ATGTTCGGTGGAGCCGGTGGAAACAAGTTTGATATGCTCAAACAGATGAAAAAAATGCGTTCGCAAGTGAAAACCATGGAAAAGGAACTTGCTGGCCTTAATTTTGTGGGAATTTCTAAAAATAAACTTCTATCCGTCACTTTGGACGGTAAATTCCAAATGAAATCGATCCAAATTGAAGATGAATTATTAGAAAAAAAGGATAAAAATCTTCTCGAACGTTCTATCCAAGAAGCCTACACAAAAGCATTACAAGATGCGCAGGCTGGGGCAGCTAAACAAATGCAAGCGATGGGTGGATTTCCAGGACTTGGAATGTAA